One Clostridium novyi NT genomic window carries:
- the rlmD gene encoding 23S rRNA (uracil(1939)-C(5))-methyltransferase RlmD, with product MKKRKVYEFDIVDTEFPGFGVAYKDDMKVLIKNALPGQKVEGFVNKKTKEYAKAKLNKVIEDVDYKMDPKCPIFDVCGGCSHQFLSYEKQLEIKKEQVLKLFENANISGFEFLGIQGSPEEFYYRNKMEFTFGDMEKGGELTLGMHAQGKSFGIISADVCKIVDSDFNLILKTVLEYFRAQGLPHYRIMSHEGYLRNLVIRKGKNTKEIMVNLVTTSQKDFDLTEFTEMLKGLNYEGELTGILHTINDSLSDVVQADSMEVLFGRDYIMEEVLGLKFKISPFSFFQTNTKGAEALYSIVRGFMGDAKSKVVFDLYCGTGTIGQIAAHNAEKVIGIELIEEAAKAANENAKLNGLTNCEFLAGDVAKVIKDIKVKPDIIILDPPRPGVHPDALKYVTKFNAKDIIYVSCNPKTLVEDLKFLIKEGYKAEKVKVKDMFPHTPHVETVVRLTK from the coding sequence ATGAAAAAAAGAAAGGTATATGAGTTTGACATTGTAGACACAGAATTTCCAGGGTTTGGAGTTGCTTATAAGGATGATATGAAGGTTCTAATTAAAAATGCTCTTCCTGGACAAAAGGTAGAAGGATTTGTTAATAAAAAAACAAAAGAGTATGCTAAAGCTAAGTTAAATAAGGTTATTGAAGATGTAGATTACAAAATGGATCCTAAGTGTCCTATCTTTGATGTATGTGGTGGATGCAGTCATCAATTTCTTTCATATGAAAAGCAATTAGAAATAAAGAAAGAGCAAGTTTTAAAGTTATTCGAAAATGCTAATATAAGTGGATTTGAATTCTTAGGAATACAAGGAAGCCCGGAAGAATTTTATTATAGAAATAAAATGGAATTTACCTTTGGAGATATGGAAAAGGGTGGAGAACTTACTCTTGGAATGCATGCTCAAGGTAAAAGTTTTGGAATTATAAGTGCTGATGTATGTAAAATAGTAGACAGTGATTTTAATTTAATTTTAAAAACTGTACTTGAATATTTTAGAGCACAAGGACTTCCACATTATAGAATAATGAGCCATGAAGGGTACCTTAGAAACTTAGTTATAAGAAAAGGAAAAAACACTAAGGAAATAATGGTGAATTTAGTTACTACATCTCAAAAGGATTTTGATTTAACTGAGTTTACTGAAATGCTAAAGGGACTTAATTATGAAGGAGAATTAACTGGAATTCTTCACACAATAAATGATTCATTATCAGATGTAGTTCAAGCAGATAGCATGGAAGTTCTATTTGGAAGAGATTACATAATGGAAGAGGTTCTAGGATTAAAGTTTAAGATATCACCGTTTTCTTTCTTCCAAACAAACACTAAGGGAGCAGAGGCTTTATATAGCATAGTTAGAGGATTTATGGGAGATGCAAAATCAAAGGTTGTATTTGACCTTTACTGTGGTACAGGAACCATAGGACAAATTGCAGCTCATAATGCAGAAAAAGTTATAGGAATAGAACTTATAGAGGAAGCTGCAAAGGCGGCTAATGAGAATGCCAAACTAAATGGCCTTACAAACTGTGAATTCTTAGCAGGTGACGTAGCTAAGGTTATTAAAGACATCAAAGTAAAACCAGACATAATAATCTTAGATCCACCAAGACCAGGCGTTCACCCAGATGCACTAAAATACGTTACAAAATTCAACGCAAAAGACATAATCTACGTTTCATGTAATCCAAAGACTTTAGTTGAGGATTTAAAATTCCTTATAAAAGAAGGTTACAAAGCAGAGAAGGTTAAGGTTAAGGACATGTTCCCACACACGCCACATGTGGAAACTGTAGTGCGTCTAACTAAGTAA
- a CDS encoding MBL fold metallo-hydrolase, which produces MELNKIKGNTYFIDGPTTIGVYVFKNKFCILVDSGLDNSAARKIDAILKENNLHPKYIINTHSHIDHCGGNNYFKDTYPGTLTYTSEKEKLYLENPKLFPTILFSATPIKRLFDNKRPFIVDQVLDYGINKINDEKFEILSLKGHAEEHIGIITPEKVCFLGDSLFGYETLKKYPFPFLYNIQDTLDTLNKIKEIDADYFVLGHGKEVLTKEEILPLIDANMENTNKHIEGILEILDQPSTIEDILENIIILNDISVGLRHYFVDLSSASAFVSHLYNTGLIDLSIENGKLYYFKK; this is translated from the coding sequence TTGGAACTAAACAAGATTAAAGGAAATACATATTTTATAGATGGACCTACTACTATTGGAGTATATGTTTTTAAAAATAAATTTTGTATTTTAGTAGATAGTGGTCTTGATAACTCTGCAGCTCGTAAAATTGATGCTATACTAAAAGAAAATAATTTGCATCCAAAGTACATAATAAATACACATAGTCATATAGATCACTGTGGTGGGAATAACTATTTTAAAGATACATATCCCGGAACTTTAACCTATACTTCTGAAAAGGAAAAGTTATATTTAGAAAATCCTAAGCTTTTTCCTACTATATTATTTTCAGCAACTCCAATAAAAAGATTGTTTGACAATAAAAGACCATTTATAGTGGATCAAGTTTTAGATTATGGTATAAATAAGATAAATGATGAAAAATTTGAAATCCTTTCATTAAAAGGACATGCTGAAGAACATATAGGAATTATAACTCCTGAAAAAGTTTGTTTTCTTGGAGATTCCCTATTTGGTTATGAAACTTTAAAGAAGTATCCTTTCCCATTTTTATATAATATACAAGATACTTTGGATACTTTAAATAAAATAAAGGAAATAGATGCAGATTACTTTGTTTTAGGACATGGTAAAGAAGTTCTTACAAAGGAAGAGATTCTTCCCCTTATAGATGCTAATATGGAAAATACTAATAAGCATATTGAAGGTATTCTTGAAATTTTAGATCAGCCTTCTACTATAGAAGACATTCTTGAAAATATAATTATATTGAATGATATTTCTGTTGGACTTAGACACTATTTTGTAGATTTATCTTCCGCATCAGCTTTTGTAAGTCATTTATATAATACTGGACTTATAGATTTATCTATTGAAAACGGAAAACTTTATTATTTTAAAAAATAA
- a CDS encoding metallophosphoesterase family protein, with translation MKIAIFSDVHGNLEALKAVLSDIKSKNVDRVVCLGDLVGYGPFPNEVIDIIRNENILNIIGNYDTAVVNNDIKYIQDNLLNREFALPWSVKEVSDANKKYLKRLPQDIIIVEHGKVIKFVHGSTRTVNEYLLEDSKEANEVMIQLKEDVLVCGHTHLPYVKEYENKIIINDGSVGKSKIGTPNITYIILDIEDEVKAEIVEVPYNYEKTVKAMEERKFPQQLIENIKYGK, from the coding sequence ATGAAAATAGCGATTTTTTCAGATGTTCATGGAAATTTAGAAGCACTAAAAGCTGTGCTTTCTGATATAAAATCAAAAAATGTAGATAGAGTAGTATGTCTTGGAGATTTGGTTGGATATGGACCTTTTCCAAATGAAGTTATAGATATAATTAGAAATGAAAATATATTAAATATAATTGGAAACTATGATACAGCAGTTGTAAACAACGATATAAAGTATATACAAGACAATCTACTAAATAGAGAATTTGCCCTTCCTTGGTCAGTAAAAGAAGTAAGTGACGCAAACAAAAAATATTTAAAAAGATTACCACAAGATATAATTATAGTTGAACATGGAAAGGTTATAAAATTTGTTCATGGAAGTACAAGAACTGTAAATGAATATCTTTTAGAAGATTCAAAAGAAGCAAATGAAGTTATGATTCAATTAAAGGAAGATGTATTAGTTTGTGGTCATACTCATTTACCATATGTAAAAGAATATGAAAACAAAATAATAATTAATGATGGAAGTGTTGGAAAGTCAAAAATAGGAACTCCTAATATAACTTATATTATCTTAGATATTGAGGATGAAGTTAAAGCAGAAATAGTTGAAGTACCATACAATTATGAAAAAACAGTAAAGGCTATGGAAGAAAGAAAGTTTCCACAACAATTAATAGAAAATATAAAGTATGGAAAATAA
- a CDS encoding NCS2 family permease → MENSKKRKDNLKESFLDKYFKLSENGTSVRTEILAGLTAFITMAYALLVIPNMLKFSGMNSLGVKGDAAASLTVLNDPVISSAFAGMCIASCIGTLIMALYANLPFALAPGMGLTAFFTYSVCLTLGYTWQQALTAVFISGILFIIITVTSIREKIVEALPQNLKLAITGGIGLFVSLIGLKSGHIVVSDPGTLVKFGDLTSKSTVLTVIGIIVMAILMARNVRGGMLISIILTTIIGIPMGITKISGLKFFSVPKFGATFFAFDFKGLLHHGGSGFVGALTSIVMVILTFSLVDLFDTIGTLVGTAHKADMIQPDGKVKNMRKALLSDAVATTISSMMGTPTMATVVESTAGIAEGGRTGLTNVVVGILFALSLFFGGIVGIVPSEATAPALIIVGILMVGAVKEIDFEDFTEALPAFFTMAMMPFTYSIANGIAAGIIFYTVIKLGTGKQKQIHPIMYILSLLFILRFVLLPQ, encoded by the coding sequence ATGGAGAACTCAAAGAAAAGAAAGGATAATTTGAAAGAAAGCTTTTTAGACAAATATTTCAAGTTATCCGAAAATGGTACAAGTGTTAGAACAGAAATTTTAGCAGGACTTACAGCATTTATAACAATGGCATATGCACTTTTAGTTATACCTAATATGCTAAAATTTTCTGGAATGAATTCATTAGGGGTTAAAGGCGATGCAGCAGCATCTCTTACGGTTTTAAATGACCCTGTTATAAGCTCTGCTTTTGCAGGAATGTGTATAGCATCCTGTATAGGAACTCTTATTATGGCATTGTATGCAAATCTTCCATTTGCATTAGCACCAGGAATGGGACTTACAGCATTCTTTACATATAGTGTTTGTTTAACACTAGGATATACTTGGCAACAAGCATTAACTGCTGTATTCATATCAGGAATTTTATTTATAATAATAACTGTAACATCCATAAGAGAAAAAATCGTTGAGGCATTACCTCAAAATTTAAAACTTGCAATAACAGGTGGTATAGGATTATTTGTATCTCTTATAGGATTAAAAAGTGGACATATTGTAGTTTCAGATCCAGGAACATTAGTTAAGTTTGGCGATTTAACTAGTAAAAGTACTGTACTCACTGTAATTGGCATAATAGTAATGGCAATTTTAATGGCTCGTAATGTAAGAGGTGGAATGTTAATTTCAATTATTTTAACAACAATAATAGGAATACCAATGGGAATTACAAAAATTTCAGGACTTAAATTTTTCTCAGTACCTAAATTCGGAGCTACATTTTTCGCATTTGACTTTAAAGGATTATTACATCACGGTGGTTCAGGATTTGTTGGAGCTTTAACAAGTATAGTAATGGTAATTTTAACATTTAGTTTAGTTGATTTATTTGATACTATTGGAACATTAGTTGGAACAGCTCACAAAGCTGATATGATTCAACCTGATGGAAAAGTTAAAAATATGAGAAAAGCATTATTATCAGATGCTGTAGCAACAACTATAAGTTCTATGATGGGAACTCCTACTATGGCAACAGTTGTAGAATCTACTGCTGGAATTGCTGAAGGGGGAAGAACAGGACTTACAAATGTAGTTGTAGGAATATTATTTGCATTATCACTATTCTTTGGTGGAATCGTAGGAATTGTTCCATCAGAAGCAACTGCACCTGCACTAATAATAGTTGGAATACTTATGGTTGGAGCTGTAAAAGAAATTGATTTTGAAGACTTTACAGAAGCTCTTCCAGCATTCTTCACAATGGCAATGATGCCTTTTACATACAGCATTGCTAATGGAATAGCAGCAGGAATTATATTCTACACAGTAATTAAATTAGGAACAGGAAAACAAAAACAAATACATCCTATAATGTATATACTATCCTTATTATTTATATTAAGATTTGTTTTGTTACCTCAATAG
- a CDS encoding phosphoribosylformylglycinamidine synthase, with translation MKVLVIGSGGREHAIVWKVSQSALVDKIYCAPGNGGTAKEDKCENISLEGIDSLLNFAKKENIDLTIVGPEAPLVEGIVDKFKESDLKIFGPSKEAAKLEGSKSFSKEFMKKYGVKTAQYEVFEDIKSATEYLETCNYPTVIKADGLAAGKGVVICKTRDEAKKALEDFMLHDIFKGAGLKVVIEEFLEGVEASILSVTDGETIIPFISSKDHKQIFDGDKGPNTGGMGVIVPNFYCTDEVLNEFNEEILKPTLEGIKKENMDYTGTIFFGIMITKNGVYLLEYNVRMGDPETQGVLTLMESDYTELMLKAIDRKLCDYEIKWKDGHVCCVTAVSKGYPGSYEKGFEIKGLEKSDSKVFIAGAKEENGKLLTNGGRVLNVVAFGKTLNDAKKKAYKDIEKIDFEGMYYRHDIGNKKVKRIFVEKKPTFNVEAEGLLKEIKENLNIKNIDNLRILNRYDVSGISDKEYDEAKKIIFAEPVVDFVYDEDMEVKNDDKIFAVEYLPGQYDQRADSAAQCIQILTQNEKPIVKCAKVIIINGNVSEDEINRIKEYYINSVDSRETSLKKPITINMEWEKPKDVEVLHGFIDKNEEELKCFWKTQGLAMSFEDLKFCREYFKNTEKRNPTITEIKVIDTYWSDHCRHTTFETKIEDVKFEEGEYILPIKKAYDKYLNSRKYVYENREKDISLMDLAVIGMKELRKEGLLDDLEVSDEINACSIECDVDVDGKDEKYLIMFKNETHNHPTEIEPFGGAATCLGGAIRDPLSGRSYVYGAMRITGSADPRKKISETLNGKLPQRQITIKAANGYSSYGNQIGLATGYVKEVYDEDFVAKRMEIGAVLGATPKENVRREKPVEGDSIILVGGRTGRDGCGGATGSSKEHDENSILTCGAEVQKGNPPTERKLQRLFRNPKASKLIKKCNDFGAGGVSVAIGELSDGLLINLDLVSKKYEGLDGTELAISESQERMAVLVKNKDAEKFIKLAQEENLEAIEVAKVTSNNRLTMSWRGKNIVDISRDFLDTNGVKQRIDIVVKNPDSHGYFKEKKCENIKTKWIETLKDLNVCSQRGLMEKFDSSIGAGTVFMPYGGKYYKSPIESMCFKVPVLNGETKTGTIMAYGYNPKIGKWSPFHGAMYAVIESVTKVVAAGGNYKNIRLTFQEYFEKLGQDSAKWGKPFAALLGAFLVQKELKIPAIGGKDSMSGTFKDINVPPTLVSFAVDTVNTDKVISPEFKKKGSRVVLIKTPKDKYNIPNFEELKKNYEVVHKLINEGMVYASHTVTNGGIIEAVSKMTFGNKIGINFSQNVKYEELLNEDYGSIILEIDNKVKLKEEFKDVNYTLIGFTQGASLIKIGDEEIEIDELIKVWENPLEKVFPTKVEAIDKKIPLKLYDNKSILSPSIKIPKPNVYIPVFPGTNCEYDLKKAFERAGAMTNLNVFRNLTPKDVEESVDAMVENINKSQIVMLPGGFSAGDEPDGSGKFIQAVFRNPKVKEAVMELLNKRDGLILGICNGFQVLIKLGLLPYGEIRDLDENSPTLTYNSIGRHMSKMVETKIVSNKSPWFNNVNLGDIHSIAVSHGEGRFACSDEVARRLMQNGQIATQYVDFNGNPTYDIEFNPNGSVYAVEGITSPDGRILGKMGHSERIGNNVYKNILGEKDQKLFEAGVRYFK, from the coding sequence GTGAAAGTTTTAGTAATTGGTTCTGGTGGAAGAGAACATGCTATAGTTTGGAAAGTATCACAAAGTGCTTTAGTAGATAAAATATATTGTGCACCAGGAAATGGTGGAACGGCAAAGGAAGATAAATGTGAAAACATAAGTTTAGAGGGGATAGATTCCCTTTTAAATTTTGCAAAAAAGGAAAACATAGATCTTACTATAGTAGGTCCTGAAGCTCCTTTAGTAGAAGGGATAGTAGATAAGTTTAAAGAAAGTGATTTGAAAATTTTTGGACCAAGCAAAGAGGCTGCAAAGCTTGAAGGAAGTAAAAGTTTTTCAAAGGAGTTTATGAAGAAGTACGGAGTTAAAACAGCACAGTATGAAGTTTTTGAAGACATTAAAAGTGCCACTGAATATTTAGAAACTTGTAATTATCCAACAGTTATAAAGGCTGATGGACTTGCAGCAGGAAAAGGTGTTGTTATATGTAAAACTAGAGATGAAGCAAAAAAAGCCTTAGAAGATTTTATGCTTCATGATATTTTTAAAGGTGCTGGACTAAAGGTAGTAATTGAGGAATTTTTAGAAGGTGTAGAGGCATCTATTTTATCTGTTACAGATGGAGAAACTATAATTCCATTTATATCAAGTAAAGATCATAAGCAAATATTTGATGGTGATAAAGGACCAAATACAGGTGGTATGGGAGTTATAGTTCCTAATTTTTATTGTACAGATGAGGTTTTAAATGAATTTAATGAAGAAATTTTAAAGCCTACTTTAGAAGGAATAAAAAAAGAGAATATGGACTACACAGGTACTATATTCTTTGGAATTATGATAACTAAAAATGGAGTTTATCTATTAGAGTATAATGTACGAATGGGTGATCCAGAAACCCAAGGAGTTTTAACTTTAATGGAAAGCGACTATACAGAGCTAATGTTAAAGGCAATTGACAGGAAGCTTTGTGATTATGAAATTAAATGGAAAGATGGACATGTTTGCTGTGTTACAGCAGTTTCAAAGGGATATCCAGGAAGCTATGAAAAGGGATTTGAAATAAAAGGTTTAGAAAAGAGCGATTCTAAAGTATTTATAGCAGGTGCTAAAGAAGAAAATGGAAAACTTTTAACAAATGGCGGTAGAGTATTAAATGTAGTTGCTTTTGGAAAAACATTAAATGATGCTAAGAAAAAAGCGTATAAAGATATAGAAAAAATAGATTTTGAAGGTATGTATTATAGACATGATATAGGAAATAAAAAAGTTAAAAGAATATTTGTTGAAAAGAAACCTACATTTAATGTTGAGGCAGAGGGATTACTTAAAGAAATAAAAGAAAATTTAAATATAAAAAATATAGATAATTTAAGAATTTTAAATAGATACGATGTATCTGGAATATCAGATAAAGAGTATGATGAAGCTAAAAAAATTATATTTGCAGAACCTGTAGTTGATTTTGTATATGATGAAGATATGGAAGTAAAGAATGATGATAAAATATTTGCAGTGGAATATCTCCCAGGACAATATGATCAAAGGGCAGATTCAGCAGCACAATGTATACAAATATTAACTCAAAATGAGAAACCAATAGTAAAATGTGCAAAGGTTATTATAATTAATGGAAATGTAAGTGAAGATGAAATAAATAGAATAAAAGAATATTATATAAACAGCGTAGATTCAAGAGAAACATCACTAAAGAAACCTATTACTATTAATATGGAATGGGAAAAACCAAAAGACGTAGAAGTGTTACATGGATTTATAGACAAAAATGAAGAAGAACTTAAATGCTTTTGGAAAACACAAGGTCTTGCAATGAGTTTTGAAGACTTAAAGTTTTGCAGAGAATACTTTAAAAATACAGAAAAAAGAAATCCAACAATAACAGAAATAAAAGTAATAGATACTTATTGGTCAGATCATTGTAGACATACAACATTTGAAACAAAAATAGAAGATGTAAAATTTGAAGAGGGAGAATATATACTTCCAATTAAAAAGGCTTATGATAAATACTTAAATTCTAGAAAATATGTATACGAAAATAGAGAAAAAGATATTTCATTAATGGATCTTGCAGTAATTGGCATGAAGGAGCTTAGAAAAGAAGGACTTCTTGATGATCTTGAAGTTTCAGATGAAATCAATGCTTGTAGTATAGAGTGTGATGTTGATGTAGATGGAAAAGATGAAAAATATCTTATAATGTTTAAAAATGAGACACATAACCATCCAACAGAAATAGAGCCTTTTGGTGGTGCTGCAACTTGTCTTGGAGGTGCAATTCGTGATCCCCTTTCAGGAAGAAGTTATGTATATGGAGCTATGAGAATTACAGGAAGTGCAGATCCAAGAAAGAAAATAAGTGAAACGTTAAATGGAAAACTTCCACAAAGACAAATAACAATAAAAGCTGCCAATGGATATAGTTCTTACGGAAATCAAATTGGACTTGCAACAGGATATGTAAAAGAAGTATATGATGAAGACTTTGTAGCAAAGAGAATGGAAATTGGTGCTGTGCTTGGGGCAACGCCTAAAGAAAATGTTCGTAGAGAAAAACCAGTAGAAGGAGATTCTATAATACTTGTTGGAGGAAGAACAGGAAGAGACGGCTGTGGTGGTGCAACAGGTTCATCAAAAGAACATGATGAAAACTCTATTTTAACTTGTGGTGCAGAAGTACAAAAGGGAAATCCTCCTACAGAAAGAAAATTGCAAAGATTATTTAGAAATCCAAAGGCAAGTAAACTTATAAAAAAATGTAATGACTTTGGAGCAGGTGGAGTATCAGTTGCCATAGGAGAACTAAGTGATGGACTTTTAATAAATTTAGATTTGGTTTCTAAAAAATATGAAGGCTTAGATGGCACAGAACTTGCAATATCAGAGTCACAGGAAAGAATGGCAGTTTTAGTTAAAAATAAAGATGCAGAAAAATTTATAAAACTAGCACAAGAAGAAAACTTAGAAGCCATTGAAGTTGCAAAGGTTACTTCAAATAATAGACTTACAATGTCTTGGAGAGGAAAAAACATTGTAGACATAAGTAGAGATTTCTTAGATACAAATGGTGTTAAACAAAGAATAGATATAGTAGTTAAAAATCCTGATTCTCATGGATACTTTAAAGAGAAAAAATGCGAAAATATAAAAACAAAATGGATAGAAACTCTAAAAGATTTAAATGTTTGTAGCCAAAGGGGACTTATGGAGAAGTTTGATAGTTCCATAGGTGCAGGTACAGTATTTATGCCTTATGGTGGAAAGTATTATAAATCTCCAATAGAATCAATGTGCTTTAAAGTTCCAGTTTTAAATGGAGAAACAAAAACAGGAACAATTATGGCTTATGGATACAATCCTAAAATAGGAAAATGGAGTCCATTCCATGGAGCAATGTATGCTGTCATAGAATCTGTAACAAAGGTTGTAGCAGCAGGAGGAAATTATAAAAATATTAGACTAACATTCCAAGAATACTTTGAAAAGTTAGGACAGGATTCAGCTAAATGGGGAAAACCATTTGCAGCATTGCTTGGAGCATTTTTAGTTCAAAAGGAATTAAAAATACCTGCAATTGGCGGAAAAGATAGTATGTCAGGTACTTTTAAAGATATAAATGTACCTCCAACACTTGTTTCATTTGCAGTAGATACAGTAAATACAGATAAAGTTATATCACCTGAATTTAAGAAAAAAGGCTCTAGAGTTGTATTAATAAAAACACCAAAAGATAAGTATAATATACCTAACTTTGAAGAACTTAAAAAGAATTATGAAGTTGTTCATAAACTTATAAATGAAGGTATGGTTTATGCATCACATACAGTTACAAATGGAGGAATTATAGAAGCTGTATCTAAAATGACTTTTGGTAATAAAATTGGAATAAATTTTTCTCAAAATGTAAAATATGAAGAATTATTAAATGAAGATTATGGTTCTATAATTTTAGAAATAGATAACAAAGTTAAGCTTAAAGAGGAATTTAAAGATGTAAACTACACTTTAATTGGATTTACTCAAGGAGCATCTTTAATAAAAATTGGAGATGAAGAAATAGAGATAGATGAACTTATAAAGGTATGGGAAAACCCACTTGAAAAGGTATTTCCTACAAAAGTGGAAGCTATAGATAAAAAAATACCATTAAAATTATACGATAATAAAAGCATACTATCTCCATCAATAAAAATTCCAAAACCAAATGTATATATTCCAGTGTTCCCTGGAACAAACTGTGAGTATGATCTTAAAAAAGCTTTTGAAAGAGCAGGAGCTATGACAAATCTTAATGTATTTAGAAATTTAACTCCTAAAGATGTTGAAGAGTCTGTAGATGCTATGGTTGAAAATATAAATAAATCACAAATAGTAATGCTTCCAGGAGGATTTAGTGCAGGAGATGAACCAGATGGTTCAGGTAAATTTATACAAGCTGTATTTAGAAATCCTAAAGTTAAAGAAGCTGTTATGGAACTTCTAAACAAAAGAGATGGATTAATCCTTGGAATATGCAACGGTTTCCAAGTGCTTATAAAACTAGGACTTCTTCCATATGGAGAAATTAGAGATTTAGATGAGAACTCACCAACATTAACGTACAATAGTATAGGAAGACATATGTCGAAAATGGTAGAAACTAAAATAGTTTCAAATAAGTCACCGTGGTTTAACAATGTAAATCTAGGAGACATTCATAGCATTGCCGTATCACATGGAGAAGGAAGATTTGCTTGTAGTGATGAGGTTGCACGAAGATTAATGCAAAATGGTCAAATTGCTACACAATATGTGGACTTTAATGGAAATCCTACTTATGATATAGAATTTAATCCAAATGGTTCTGTTTATGCAGTTGAAGGAATAACAAGTCCTGATGGAAGAATACTTGGAAAAATGGGACACTCAGAGAGAATAGGCAATAATGTTTACAAAAATATTTTAGGAGAAAAGGACCAAAAATTATTTGAAGCTGGCGTTAGATACTTTAAATAA
- the purH gene encoding bifunctional phosphoribosylaminoimidazolecarboxamide formyltransferase/IMP cyclohydrolase, whose amino-acid sequence MLKRALISVFNKEGIVDFAKFLVNKGVEIISTGGTYKHLKENNIPVTEVNEVTGFDEILDGRVKTLHPAIHGGILAIRDNKEHMSIIENKGIKPIDMVVVNLYPFFEKVKEDLEFQEKIEFIDIGGPTMIRAAAKNFKDVVVLTDTKDYSDVMDQIEKNNEVNYDTRKRLAGKVFNLMASYDAAISNFLLEDTEYPENLALSYTKSMDLRYGENSHQSAACYTANNGKGIMNNIEILNGKQLSYNNIKDMDIAWKVVWEFDDIACCGLKHNTPCGVALGENVHDAYLKAYSCDPVSIFGGIVAFNRKVDKKTAEEMVKIFLEIVIAPDFDSDALEVLKTKKNLRVIKCNTKPEDNFNIAKVDGAILVQSEDKLFAEKMEVVTDKKPTEEELKELTFAMKVCKYTKSNAIVVSKGCVAVGIGGGQVNRIWAAEEALERGEGATVLASDAFFPFDDVVKTAAKHGIKAIIQPGGSIRDKDSIKACNENDISMVFTGIRHFKH is encoded by the coding sequence ATGCTAAAAAGAGCGTTAATAAGTGTTTTTAATAAAGAAGGTATAGTTGATTTTGCAAAGTTTTTAGTAAACAAAGGGGTAGAGATAATATCAACTGGAGGTACATATAAACATCTTAAAGAAAATAATATTCCAGTTACAGAAGTTAATGAAGTTACTGGATTTGATGAGATATTAGATGGCAGAGTAAAGACCCTTCATCCAGCTATACATGGAGGTATACTTGCTATAAGAGATAACAAAGAACATATGAGTATTATTGAAAATAAAGGTATTAAGCCTATAGATATGGTTGTAGTTAATCTTTATCCTTTCTTTGAAAAAGTAAAAGAAGATTTAGAATTTCAAGAAAAAATAGAATTCATTGATATTGGTGGCCCTACTATGATTAGAGCTGCTGCCAAAAATTTTAAGGATGTTGTAGTTCTTACAGATACAAAAGATTATAGCGATGTAATGGATCAAATAGAGAAAAATAACGAAGTTAACTATGATACAAGAAAAAGACTTGCAGGAAAAGTATTCAATTTAATGGCATCTTATGATGCAGCAATTAGTAATTTCCTTTTAGAAGATACAGAATATCCAGAAAACCTAGCTTTATCATACACAAAATCAATGGATTTAAGATACGGTGAAAACTCACATCAAAGTGCCGCATGTTACACTGCAAATAATGGAAAAGGAATAATGAATAATATTGAAATTTTAAACGGAAAACAATTGTCTTATAATAATATTAAAGATATGGATATAGCTTGGAAGGTTGTATGGGAATTTGATGATATAGCTTGTTGTGGACTTAAACACAATACACCTTGTGGAGTTGCTCTTGGGGAAAATGTTCATGATGCATATTTAAAAGCTTATTCTTGTGATCCTGTTTCAATATTTGGCGGAATAGTGGCATTTAACAGAAAAGTTGATAAGAAAACTGCTGAGGAAATGGTGAAAATATTCCTAGAAATCGTCATCGCTCCTGATTTTGATTCAGATGCACTTGAAGTATTAAAAACTAAAAAGAATTTAAGAGTAATTAAATGCAACACAAAGCCAGAAGATAACTTTAACATAGCTAAAGTTGATGGTGCTATTTTAGTTCAAAGTGAAGATAAATTATTTGCAGAGAAAATGGAAGTAGTAACAGATAAAAAACCAACAGAAGAGGAATTAAAGGAATTAACTTTTGCCATGAAAGTTTGCAAATATACAAAATCTAATGCAATTGTAGTATCAAAAGGTTGTGTAGCAGTTGGAATTGGTGGAGGACAGGTTAATAGAATATGGGCAGCAGAGGAAGCCCTAGAAAGGGGAGAGGGAGCAACAGTTCTTGCCTCAGATGCATTTTTCCCATTTGATGATGTTGTAAAAACTGCTGCAAAACATGGAATCAAAGCTATAATTCAACCAGGTGGCTCTATAAGAGATAAAGATTCTATAAAAGCTTGTAATGAAAATGACATATCTATGGTATTTACAGGAATTAGACATTTTAAACACTAA